The DNA region GACAACCATCGTGAAAAATAATTGCTCAACATACGCACAAAAAGTTctctacatacatatatacgtacaGGAATAAATCCTTGGCTGTGTCGAGAAAAACATCGAAATGTTCCATAACCGTACTGAAATGAtttctaaatataaatatgatgCCAATATGGCTCACACAGCTGACGCGAAAGCTTTTTACAGCACTCAAAACTCTCACTCAATGAAATAACTTAATAGATTGTTTTTATTCGCatatacttttgaaaaattataacACGTGCCTGCTGAGAATGTTGGGTAATAAGTGAGTTACTCAAGAGATGGCTCATCCACCTAGAGCAAAGTTTTTATTGCTAATGCACTTTTATAACCACACCACCCGAAATAAGCTCTTGGGAACTAAATTTTAATGACTCGTCCCACACCCACTTGTGGGCATTATTCACATTTCTATTCATTTTCTACATCCCAAGCAGAGACGTATAGGTATGGTATAGTTTTATGCTCCGTGACGTTGACCACGAATATACGTTGCCATGGGGTTGGccaaactaaataaattattttttgttttaatataatttttttcagacataaatattaaataaatcgCCTTTAGCCAGGTGTGTTTACGTTAGTTTTGGTATCCCATTGGCGAGAATATTTATAGACCTTCCGAGTCAGCGTCTATTTTCGAGAGATTCGGTTTTGAAATTGTTTCGCATATGACACACGGCACTTCAAAAACACACGAATTGACGCGCCACAACAGTGAGAATATTTTTTGCTGACTGCGGTGATTGGGATGATCTCTAAATATACTTGAAGATGTATTCTATTCGATATGGCTTTTCTAGTATGttattaatgtttaatttcTGGCTTTCAATGGCGCGAATAGATTTATGCCTTGTTGAAGTCCGCGACTATTTGTATACCGGATCGAACATAATAATGACTGAGATAGAGAACATGTGGTTGTGCTGATTTTCGGTTTGCGGAAGACGAGTGCAAGGTTTTCCAGGGGGGCTTGTTTACCCACCGCCGGCTTTGAGATGTTACAGAAAAGGCGATTGATTGATTAGATCAGGAAACGACACATTCGATTGCTCCGGTAATGACACAATGTGCAATCAAATGTACATGATATCAATTGCCTTACGTGACTAGCGTGCATTTAATGGCCAACTTATTGATTTCGCATTACAAAGTAAAATGTCCCACTGTTTGGCGGGGGTTAGAATGGAACCGCATCGAATCAAATCATTTTGCCACAGACTGATAGTTTTGAGCCGCTCACTGCTGCGTCATTTTGACCACCAATTGTGAGGACCAAATTGCAACTACCGCATAAAACTGTGGGGGGTGGCCTGAGAACCAAAAAATCAGGAACCGGAAGGAACTCAAGCGGGTTTTGTGCGATGTTTTTCCGGTGGTTCGGGTGCCCTGTTCTTCGATAGCGATAGTGGTGCACAGTTTCACAATCCACCCGCTGACGGCAGGGtgataatttataatttgtattccTCCTGACTGTGTCGATCATAGGCGGTTGTCAAATGTCAGGGAAAAAGAACTGGGAATTACATGTGCTGACTACTCGGTGTACTTACAATAAAACTACTTTTTATGACGCCCTCACTCGATGATGAGAGTTTGTTTTATGATCTTGTCTCCGAAAGTCAGCCGCTCGGCGTGGCAATTAATTTAGTTCCCTTCCTGAAAAAGTCGGGTCACCAGAGCGACAACACAATCGTTGGGTGTGGGTGTCGTTCAGGTTTAATCGAATTTCCAGGTCGCGTGCTGCCTGAACTTGACAAATTTACAAAGGCGACACGTGTCCCTTTTCGGACTTTTTTGTGAATGCCTTTAGATTTCCCGTGTGGTACAGTTACCGTACTGTTGAtgctaataaaaaaatgaatatgTGGATAGTTTGGTCAAGATAAAGACTGGTCTTCTCTAAATTGAATTCTACTGGTTAGGATAGCGGATTGAACTCCTTTGACATGAACAAGCCAacctattattatttttcttacTGGTATGCAAATAATAATCATCATGTTTCATATCCGATATATTTTGTGCTAGGTTTCACCACCAAAATAAAACTCATACGCTGAATAAAATCGCTGAACTGACacttgtgtaaatatttgagtGTGACACTTATGCTTTAATAGGATTTTTGGAACGCTTGCGCTTACCCTCATGTCGTTTGATGATCAATAGTACGTCCTTAATGGGTTTGTTCAGTGGCGTGTGCAAAGTTAAAAACGTTGCCTGGagaaatatttgcacaatTCATTTGATTCATTGAGTGCTGCACTTACTGCTTTTTGAAACGCCTCTTTTTAAGATTTGTTTGTTGAGTTGAACGACCCGTTCTGTCGAGAACTAAAGCATTACCTGTCTGAGTGCAGGGATTGCCCTAATTAATGCTTATTTAGGTAATTTATGGACGAGTTCCTATTAATTATGAACCAACACTATTATAAAGAGATCCTGTCTACAGATAAATTACAACAGCAACGGGAACACGAATGTTGGGCTGCATATTAAATCCTTCAAAAACACCGAAGGCGGCACTTAAAGTTGTAATATGTTGTAAACAATGTATAAGTCTTAAACAATAAACATGGTCAGGTTAATTATGTCCGTGATACGGAGTTTTGCCTGtagtaaaattaattttccaagCGGCAACGAAGACGGCGCCATTGTTCCTTTGCCACCTTTGTGGTGATTCGATTACGGTCGCGATGTTGCAACGCCAACAGTTGTGCCCCAACACCGACCAACCCAAAGACTCCCCATGACTTTTGGtgggtttgtttgttttgtaaaaCAGGCACGTTCACCTGACCCCGCCCATGCCCCTCCACCGCTGCTCCGTCGCCAGGTAAATGCCACTTAACGTTCATTTTTGCCTTTCTGCACAATgattttttgggtttttatttGCATCGCAAATTATGCTCCTTTTGCTTCTTCTACTTACTACTCCAGCTGCAAACAATATGCTTCTTCTTCGTCTTGCacttcttttatttattgcgaATTGTAAATGTCTGCGGTGGCGGTGTctgctctctttctctttttcctCTCCTGTAAACATTGCCTTacaattcaattatttttccttttcctgtTTTGTCTTCTTAAATCGCTGTCtggcaactacaacaacagcagtgAGAGTAGAATTAACCTGCATGTAGCAACTGCCACCCACCCCCACCCTCATCGGTCtatctctctcgctcgctcgctgATGGGCATCGCATAAAGCACACATAACGAAATATCTACATCTTCGTTTGTTTTCATGTTGCAACGGTCTCTCGCATTGCTCTCCCTATATCTCTTTCTCTGAAAAAGTTGCTCTCCGAAACTGTTCTTAGGCTGGCTGGGAAcagtttttttatattaaaggTCCAAGCTAAAGCATTAACTATACAACCTCAAGGAGTTTTTGCGTTAATAATAGTTTTATTCTATTTTAACAATACTTGTGAGtataataatgaataataataaataataatcttAATACCTTAAGAATTATCGAAGCACCTTTGCTGACCGATCTAAaaatttttttacatatttatttataagcttttatttataaacttcTTAGCCCATAAACATCGAGGCACCATAATTATATAATTGTTACTCTTTAGTCAGATTTGtatcttttataaataaataaaataactattAGTGCAGGTATTTCTTGGTCCAGGAATTCCAGTTAGAATTTTGAGTCTCCGCTTGGTCAGTCTCCTTTTATTGTTCTTTGTCACATTTCTGTTTTGCTAAGCTTTTCTGTAGCCTTCACTCTTCCTGGTCATTGCAGTATTGtttttgcttctgctgctgttttttttattacatcAACAGTATTACGACATGCACTTTTTGTTATTGTAGTTCGGCTGCATTTGAATCCGAATCTTTGGTGCTCAAAGTGAGAGACTGTGagagaagagagagagagagaaagagagtaCACTGCGTATGAGAAAAACTCACTTTTACACTTTTACATCCAAGAATACGAGTTATTTTAAATGTAGTATTAAAATAATCCGAATTTTTGTGGATGTTAATGGATATCATTTCATGACCAtgatattttgtaaatattatattttgataaaatttcaaatattctttttatgtaaaaaaattttaagcatattatttctttctgtgtacgTAGTGCATCACTTCTGATGCATGTTTTGTGCCAAGTCCTGAATTCGAATAAATTTGCACCTTGCTAATTATTCTCAAGTACCTTAATCCCACTCCGAAATCTATACTGGGAAACGTTTTTCCAGTTAACTTATGTGCCTCCGTTTGCTACTCAACTTTTTCATGTATGTTTGAACCTACGAatgtatgtttatttttatgctgCCGCCGTGTgttcttctgttttttttacCGTCTGCAGAccggtgtgtgcgtgtgattGTGCGTCTGGCGTACGTGCAGACATGCACTCATACAGGcgcaagagcaacaacaatacaTACAGACGTCGCAATAATCCCCCACGGAAAACCGGCTGCCAAccaaaccaacaacaacaatgcagAGCGCTCTCTGAGAGCGCTTCTACTCTCTGCGCTCTCCTCTCTCCCAGTCGCTCCTGTGCTGTATAGCTTCTAAGCGCTCGGATGAAAACTGGCCAGTTTATTCGAATTTCGAACTCCGTGCGGCCATGCAGCAACTATAGCTTCGTAGCTTACTTTTTGGCCATGCAGCTTCGCCGACGCTGCAGCCTCCGTGCATGTGAACCAAAAAACAGTAGataatttgttgattttcGGTTAAGCGAGCacgagcgtgtgtgtgtgtgacacCTTCAATTAAGTGTAGTTCTGCATGTGTTTTATGTGGAAAAAATAATCACGTGGCCGCTGCTGGCTCTCCACATGTTTTTCTAACAAGAAATAATGTCGTTTCCATTTAAAATGGAATATTAAGTTTTGTTGAGGAAAAAAGTTTAACGTCGACTGTGCTGTGTGAGCGCGCGAGAGAGAAGGCAATACGAAACAAGAAGTGACAGAGAGCGAGAGCCAGCCCAGTCGCCGCCACATAAAAAGTTATTCaccccaacaacaacaagaaaagcaatagcaatagcaacaacaaaaacggGAGAGAGCGGCGGAGGTGGTTCTCACGTATGCGCTGTGATTTTGTGATTGTGTTCGcgagtgtttgtgtgcgtgagtgtaTACAAAATACAGGCAgcatacaaaataataatattgaaagcgatacaacaacaaaggcagTACCGTCGAAGAAGAAACGACCAAAAAGACTAAAGACGGAAGATTTGGAGACCCTGTCCAGTTAATTACGGAGCACAAAGTAGAATCGAACAGCAACAGAGATAGAAAAAGGGAGGCAGATAGGGGTCAACCTGGCTCTCTCGCAAAGAAGACGGGGGCGAGGAGCGGCcaaaatgatgatgatggacACCATGGACACCTCGCAGTCGCAGCCGATGGACGTTGCTCCGGCCGTTGCAGTAGCAGCCACATCTGGCGGCGCTCTGGTGGATTTTACCGCTGCCATGGTGAGCATGGCGGCCACCGCCGAGGCTGAGTCCGCcgagagcaacaacaaccacatcgACATGGCCGAGTACAAAGAGCACCGCaagaacaaaaagaagaagcgCGAGAAGAGGGAGCGCGAGGGCAAGGAGCACCGGCATCACAAACACCGCGATCGGGAGCATCGCGAGCATCGACGACATCGAGACCGCGAACGGGACAAGGAGCGGGATCGGGAGGGACATCACCACCATCCAACCCATCACCACCCCAACAACAGCCAGCACTCGACCTCCGCCTCGTCGTCGCCTTCGTCCGCCTCCACCACGCCCTCTGCGACCATCGAATACGTGGGCGGCTCGGCATCCGCCTCGCCCTCTTATTTGGGTGGTGGAGCGACGGGAACGGGTGGAGCTGTAGGAGCCACAACTACATATCCGCACAACTTAAAAATACGCTTCCTGCTTTCCGGGGTAAGAATTGGACGTTGCCTCGGTCCACAAGACACTTTACCATATCCCCTGGCCCAAAAACACGGCGCCCAGCATATTCGTGCATCCAAGCATCTGTCCCTGCCAATCCCTTGAATCTATTTTCGGAACTCCATGGAAGCAGTATAGTCTGTCAACTAGGAAATGGTTGCAAACGAAAGCAGATCTAAAGGAGAAGTTCTAAACGTTTGTGTTATTCCCATTTTAGCTAGTCTTCTAGCATTCTATGGAAATAATGGTGATCCtgttgaaatttatttattaattattgcCATTTATTCAATGATCATTAAATTCCAAGTACCAAACTTGGCTAAATCTGAACactacaaaatatttgtgatGCTACTTTACGGACATTCCACACTTGCAAGGGACGATTCCGAGaacaaaaatattgtattaCGAATCTTTTCGGTTTTCCCTTTTCATGCCTTTGGAAAAAATAGTTTAACATCAGCATCCAAAGTTCTCAGtgtcttcttttttttcggtaTTAACAGCAAACTTTGTGGCTTACGAATTTTTCCAAACGTGATATTTGATCTCAACCCTTTTATTTTCGCTTAGAAATCTAtccgttttttatttgtcttatttcgttttatttctttttctcaTATCTCCGAACGGGATTGATTGTCCTTTGTTTGCCAAGATGCCGGGATACTCTTATTTAAATTCCTTTCATCGGCAATGTGTTTCCTTATGGGTCCTTTATGTTAAAGCAACCCCATTGCGTGGCGGTTCGATTGCAAATGTATTTGACACTCCATCAATAATTTAACCGCATTTTCACCATGCAGCGCTCAACGTGCAACATGCACCTGCAACTGTGGGAATGAGCCACCTGCCATGAATgctggaaaacaaaaggagcGCTCAGAGGGAAGACACCTTCAATTACGCCGGGCTTCGCCCCTCGCCCGCATCGACTTTCCCTGCCTTCCTTCCACTCCAATTGGCCTTTAAACGCATATATCAGAGTTGTGACACATGGTGCTCGATTATTGATTAGTGTAAGTGCCATTAAGGGCGGACTTTAATCGTACTAGTCCTCCTTCTGCTGCTTTATCCAGGACTACGTGACGGACCAGCAGAGGGGATTCCGGGCAGACAGCTGTTCGCCTTATCCTTAGAGGGTAAAAACTTATCCCGAAAACAGGACGGCTTCGCTGGCTGGGATATCGCATTGTATCCTGGCCCGGGTCGTTTCCTTCTTCTGGCCTTGTCCAATACAGTGAGCATGGCACATTTGCGCCTAGTTTACGACAGCTGCCGAGCATCTTCCTCGCTCCCTCGTGGCAACATCTTGAGCTCGTTCCTCGGAGCTACCCTTACATTTTGTTGCCTGAGCTGGCTGTTGCTTCCTGGCAGCTGATTGATCCTCGCTTCGATCTTGTTACAGCTGCCGATTCTTAGCTCCCAGGTAAAAGGGCCGTTGTCCTGTCTTGGGATCTTTATTTGCTCACCTTTCATTTCGGCTGTCATCTTGTTGTTTTTCGCTTGTTCCAACTCTTGCtctaattgttattttaattggCAAGCGCggtaaatttttttttgttcaatagtagaataaagaaaacatttttttaagcAATGCTTTCTGGGAATTcctttaatatttattttgggcACTTTATAAACATGGTCGGATTCACGGAAAAAAAATTTGCTGAATAATTCTATGAAAGTGCTTGTACCTGTCCTATTTCTTTCCTTTTGCCGGACATCCATCCAAACATGATATTTATATGGACATGTAAGGATTCAGTAATTTTATCATAAAGGTCTTTTATACACAATTTTAGATTTCTTCTTAAATTATGTTTAGCTTACGTTACCTTTGTGGACtaaagtttattatatttttaagcttttaggctttaaaaaaaaggcttatttaatttaatatacaaACCATCTAAGTGATTAAGTGATTTCCAATTACCCAGAAGGCACTTATCAAAATCCTTTCCTGTATTCCCTTTGATCGCCCAGGAGGGTTTTAGTTGCCCTTTTGCTTGACATGCCTTTCTCCACTTAAGGCCTTAATTCAATAAAGGATACACGAGacgttttgtttatttgttgaaATCTAAGCATTtccttttgattttgttttttgtcaGCAAACGACTATGTTTCCTCAGgcatttacaaaaaataacgctaaattcaatttgaataattCTATCGTTTATTTGGTGACTTGTTTGTTGTGTTCTCGGATATTTTATCGCCTTTGCGAATTCTGTCCGCGAAGGGCACAAGGACAACCCTTTTATGCGACCATTAACCCACAGCATTGTTTGCCAAAAAGCGAGGGAGAATCGCGAAGGGGTAGGAGTGAGCAAGCAGTCATTCGAGCGCAGACACgctaatataatatttatagttgGTGTTTTGCTTCCGGCTGCCTCAGCTTAGCTTGGCTCCTtttattgaattgaatttgtcgcacaatggaaataaaattgaaatgtgtCCAGGAAGCGATTTCCGAATGCAAAGCACGCTCAAGTTgtcgaaaaaaatatttctgtaTAGAATAGGGGTTGCTTCGCTATCCTGATTCCGCTTCGACTTCAGGCCATTAGCTGCAGCAACAGGATAATCACAATTGCGGCAGCTGGCAAGCAGGAGAACCTCAAAAAGCGGAGGGTTAGAAAACAATTCGAAAAGCTTGACAAGCGTACACAACTTGACCATGAAAAAGGATTAACTCGATTTTCAATTATAAAACATATCGCATCTAAACTTTGGTCTACGgtagaacatttaaattgttttgcaatACTTTTCCCattagaaattattatttttgattgtTACTTGATGTTTTTATGTAACAGATGGTGGTTTGAGTCGTTCCTTCATTTCTTGACCTTGAACTAATGAGGCATGAAGGTGTTTTTGTCGGTTTTTGGAAATTTGACACCGGAGTTTTTCGAAGCAACAGACATGCGCTGCCACCTTGTTGTTGAGAGATCCCAATTAAACGGGATTTCCTATTGGAAAAACCATCCATCAGGTGGCAACGCCGTTCataggcttttcttttttgtctACGTGACCAAACTTCATTgcatgtggatgtgtgtgtgtgtcatgTTGCACTGCCAACCCCGAtattaaacaacaacaacaatagaGAGGAAGTCTGACGGCACAGCGAGAGAGACGTAGAAGCAGCTAGTAACAAAGAAAGAGCGTGAGAGGGGTTGGGCGAAATCGAAATGAGCCGAGTTACTCTCTCGGTAGGCTTTGctctttattgttttttgtgcATTCGCTGCATGTAACATTTGTTGCCCCACACAAACCGACatattaatatacatatagtatataatTGAGCTGCATGTGGCAACATATGTCGAggcaaaaccacaaaaacacaaacttacaacagcaagaacaacaagaaaaactcGCCCAGCATTGCGGCCAcatttgctgcagctgcagcctGGATGTCTTGCATTCTTTTTGAAACTCTGACTCATTTACTTGTTCcgttcgttttttgtttttatatttttctccttttttgtgtgtgcagtAACATCACCGATAAGAGCTTTGAGTTGCATTAATGTGGCAgcccttttttcttttatctaTATAGAACACATCAGTAGGTTGTGAATACAGCCTTCTCTTTCTGTCATCCACCCGAATGCAtttgctgcagcaacagcaattgATTGCCGTGATTGCTGGCTCAGCAGAATAGTTTAACAGCCTGTTATGGGCCTGTTAATCAAGCTGTGCTCTGGTGTTTCCCAGTGTCTTGTGCGATTGTTATTCCTCTGCCTCCGTTGGTGATGGTGTTGTAAACATGTGTTTACATGGCTCACCACCAACCGGATGTGGCTAATGACCGCAAAGCTAAAAAGCAAATCGGCCGAGGAGCAAACACCATTATTGACACCGATATGGATTCCCTCTTGAGAAActttggaaaaagttttgacgaattatttttgaaacgcTCAGCTATCGGAGTTTGGCTAAAATTTGTATAGTCAAGAAATACACTAAGAGAGActttctataaataaaatatattaatttttaccTATGCTGTAATCGAAATGTTTGGCAGCTCGATACgtcttaaaataaaaaatttccCAAGTAGTTACACTTATCAATATTAAAACCTCCTTTTAAAGCGTGTGATAGCGAATAATGATGTCGTAATCCCATTAACATTATCGCAAAGCTATGCCGGAAATACCAACTATGGCGTTTATATTTGAATCATAAGTACTTGTCGTAAGTACGGAGTTTTTTGATGCAAAACCATAATAACCTTCACCTCTTTTATAAAGTCTCCCTTTCGTTGTGCATTACGAATTACAACTAAGGAAATAGAATTTTTAGTTGTCAGATTCGAGAACGTTATCGTGGGTTTTAGGTTTTCATCAGCTAGTTTTATTTACTTGTGAATCACAAACCAAGCATTCACATACTAATTCACCACTTCCTGCCTTCTTTTCGCCTGCAGCAACGTACCGAACTCAGCCCGCCGACCCACCAAACATCCGCAACCGCCGAAGTTAATGCACCGCTGGCCAGCTCGACGAGTGCATCCATTGCGGTAACGGCGAGTGCGACAGCGGCATCTGCCACTCCGGCAACGGGCACCACTACCTCAGGCAGCATTAGCGGCAATGCGGGCTCAACCTCCAGCGGTAACAGTTCCGGAGTTTCGGCGACTGGAGGATCACAATCCGCAGTGGGGTCTGGCGGCTATCCAAAAACAGAATCAAGCAAGTCGAGTGGCGCCGCAAGCGCAGGCAGTGGCAACAGTAGTAACACGAGTAGCACAAAGCACGGCAGCAGCATCAAGGACATTAGCAGCAGTGGCAATCAGCCGCCATCGACTGCGAGCAGCAATAGTGCACCCAGCCTTTATGTCTCCGTGCCACTGTCCACGGCCAACGTACCTGGAGTCAATCTGCCGACTAGCAGCACTAGCACTAATACCAACAGCGGTAAGTTTAATAGTGCAGACatataaaattgtttgtaaataaagaaacattttaaaaatgttcttaaaattcttgtgttttttttgcaGAATCCCATTCAGCGTCCTCGCGCAGCAGTGGCGCACAAAcccagcatcagcagcagctaaGCAATGCTTTGGTTGGTCCGTCAATGGGAGGAGCCGCTGGGGCTTTTCACGGCGGAACACTCAGCAGTGGGTCCTCGTCGGTCATCCAGCACCAGAGCGGAAAGTCATCGCCGGCTCTGGGCACTCTAGTCAGCGGCAACAGTGGTGGCAGTATAATCTCCGCCAGTGGCCTTTCACTACCCAGTGGTAACCTCACTGCCACGACCACGGAGAGCGGCAACTTGAAGATTAGCTATGAGAAGCAGACGACACGAGTGCAACAAttgcaggagcaggaggcgCCACCGGCCAGACGCAGCAGGTATGTGTGCTCTACAAGAAGTCTTCTCCATTAGTGGCATTATCCATTGCTTTTTGTTGCCTGTGCTTGCTAGTTCTTTTAGTTTATATTAGATCGTAGATATATCTTTTGGGAGCCtttctttgcctttttttgttgtgttgcTGGAAGTGTGCAGATTGTTTAATGTCCTGTAAGATTGTTTGTAAGACTTGGTTACGTTCCGTTTTAATGGAATCGAAAATGATGTGAGGATCAAAGGAGGAGacaaattaaacaacaaaatgaaacaaatcTTAGGgagaatttaaattttgtgacagatttaaaaaaaaaaaaaagaaagtacTAAGAACTTCCTAATTTATcaattatttgtttctttttccttttcccacAAAAGATTCAGAACTTACTTCAAAAacactttgtttttcttcagtTGCAACTTATTTTCTGCAGCaatacttttcatttcaatatttcgTTCACTTGTGTTTATGTCCACCCAAAGTTGAAGAACGAAAAGCCCGAATGTGCGATCTATAAAAATCACAATTTTTGTCtttgtctctctctctctcgtttGCTTAATGTCTTCCTACACTATACACTTTTCAATCACCCAACCAACCCCCCACGTAGATCGCGCTCCGGTGAGAGTGGCAGTAGTCACCACCATgtccatgcccatgcccatcaccaccaccatcacccCACCCATCACAACAGCCATCACCAACAAAatccacagcagcagcaacagttacaccaacagcagcagcaaaacgcGTCATCACAGCCGCACTCCTCCACCaactcatcctcatcctccacCACTTCcacctcctcgtcctcgtcctcgttaTCGGGTGGAGCTGCACCAGCCATATCGTCCTCCAACTCCAAGGGTCCCTCGAGATCGGGCAAAAAGCGTGGGGCTGCGATAAATAAGAGCGAAGGTGCGACGGTGGCAACAACGGCAATACCAGCAACTGTTGCTGCCACACCAGTCGAGAAGCAGAGTCGCCAAAGCTCGCCTCACTACAGTGCAACCCCGACCCCTCCACCAACATCTGCGTTACCACCAGTTGTATCCTCGCCGGTGGTGATGCTGCAATCTCTGTCCTCGTCCTCGGTAGATTCCCCGCCAGCAACAGCATTTGTTGGGGCGACTTCAAATAGCCGCAACACGCGCAATAACAGTAGCAATTGCAATCACAATGGCGAGCAGACATCCTCGTCCAGTTCGTCCTCTTCGTCCTCGTGTTCGGGTGGGGGCACCAGTGGTGCGGTTAATGTGGTAAATCTGCTAGACTCTCCGGTTAATATGTCAGCTTCAGGAAACtatcgcagcagcagcaattccACAGGAAATGCCTTGCCGACTGGCAGCAACGCCAACCAAGCCAAGCCTCTGAACAAGAAAATGTTACGTGCACAGCAAACGCAGCTGtatcagcaacagcagcatcagcaacaacagcagcatcagcaataTGCACCCCCCGCTAGATCCATTTCCCCTAATCTTAGCTCAGCCTCAGCTTCCAACTCAGCTAGCTTTACGCActtgcaacaacagcaacagtcacagcagcaacatgaagATCTAGAGATTTTGCAATTCACTAACACTAATACAACTGCCTCTTCCAATACGCCCACGTCAAAACCCAACAACAGAACGCCTGATCTGAGCACGGCCAGCACTTCATCGTCATCGGCAACTGCAGTGCCCGCGACAACGTCTCCCTTGGTCGTACTGAACAACCAATTGCCACTTAACTCGGTGGCAGCTAGTAGTTCTAGTAGTAGTAGTGGTCTTAAGTTTACCTACGAGAGTCAGACCCAGATGGACGTGCCCATGATGCCTGTGAGCGCCATAAAGGACTCCCCGCCCAGTTCGCCCGGCTCGGAGATAGGATCGAACATGCACTCcgcaactgcagcagccgGTTGCCTGGCTGGAGCTCCATCAGCGGCGGCTGCTCAAACTGGAAATGTACGGAAGCGTGGACGCAAGGCCAAGGACGCCACAatagctgcagcagcggcggcagcagcagcagcagctgctctCAGCAATGCTCAACAGGATCTCAAGGATGTGCGCTTACTGCAAAATGGAGCGCCGAATGCTTCGGGCAATCCATCTAGCAGCACACCAACGCCTCCTGCGACTCCGGCTTCGTCCAATGCTGTCACCTCAGCCAGTTCGATCATTACACATACGGCCGCCCATATGCTGGGCAACCAGATCAACCCAAACAGCAGCGTTGCCCAGAAGCTGTCCGAGCAGCTACATATGGAGGTTCAGGATCACTCGATCTACACTCCCGATTCAATAAACTCGCAGTACG from Drosophila santomea strain STO CAGO 1482 chromosome 3R, Prin_Dsan_1.1, whole genome shotgun sequence includes:
- the LOC120453661 gene encoding pneumococcal serine-rich repeat protein isoform X11; translated protein: MMMMDTMDTSQSQPMDVAPAVAVAATSGGALVDFTAAMVSMAATAEAESAESNNNHIDMAEYKEHRKNKKKKREKREREGKEHRHHKHRDREHREHRRHRDRERDKERDREGHHHHPTHHHPNNSQHSTSASSSPSSASTTPSATIEYVGGSASASPSYLGGGATGTGGAVGATTTYPHNLKIRFLLSGQRTELSPPTHQTSATAEVNAPLASSTSASIAVTASATAASATPATGTTTSGSISGNAGSTSSGNSSGVSATGGSQSAVGSGGYPKTESSKSSGAASAGSGNSSNTSSTKHGSSIKDISSSGNQPPSTASSNSAPSLYVSVPLSTANVPGVNLPTSSTSTNTNSESHSASSRSSGAQTQHQQQLSNALVGPSMGGAAGAFHGGTLSSGSSSVIQHQSGKSSPALGTLVSGNSGGSIISASGLSLPSGNLTATTTESGNLKISYEKQTTRVQQLQEQEAPPARRSRTPDLSTASTSSSSATAVPATTSPLVVLNNQLPLNSVAASSSSSSSGLKFTYESQTQMDVPMMPVSAIKDSPPSSPGSEIGSNMHSATAAAGCLAGAPSAAAAQTGNVRKRGRKAKDATIAAAAAAAAAAAALSNAQQDLKDVRLLQNGAPNASGNPSSSTPTPPATPASSNAVTSASSIITHTAAHMLGNQINPNSSVAQKLSEQLHMEVQDHSIYTPDSINSQYAGVPFPGKQRNSTAVPSNATPAPNPLQSMFSGGGMNGNMPIPQSLEQLLERQWEQGSQFLMEQAQHFDIASLLNCLHQLQSENLRLEEHVTSLIARRDHLLAVNARLQIPLNTIASNTKAEAHAAISTTAAPTTTSTTSTTTATSTCTTSVISTIASSGSSNIGLGSNISALTAATTIAAAVSLATTAISTTIPTMANSRPTVAAASSSGVLDYRGPGATSNSSNSNNSSNTISNSVSNSSSNPTSSSSASGPPASSMSISGINMSSATNLGMRHVSTAHAYNNAGNSSNSNSNVGSLNASSAMNSNSLHHQHSSQQQQHQAQHQTHPLQQQQQQVQHHLHQSHHTSAAVAAAHMLGVGMSLGAGGGAAGGIGRVPTKARR